AATTCCCCAAGCGCACCCGTGTCGAACTGGGCTCCGGGCTGTGGGCCGGCGCGTCCCTCGCTCTCGGCGCCGGCGCGTCCGGCGTCCTGGGCCGTACCGTCTCCCCGTTCCTCAACTCGCTGGGTGACCCGCTGGTGGGTGTCCTGTGACCCGCCTGCGGCCGGGCCCGGCCATCACCGGCCCGGCCGCGCGGGCCTACGACGGCGGGGGAGTCCTCGCCCGCCGCTACGGCCGCTGGCTGTGGCCCAGGGACGAAGAGCGCCGGTCCGTCACCGCACTGGCGCTCCGCCTCGCCGGATCCGGGCTCCTCACCAGCTGGGGCGCCACAGCCGTCCAGGGCGATCCGCGCCTCATGTGGCCCGCCACCGGCATCGGCCTCTACGCCGCGTGGCGCGCCGGGGGAGGCAGCGGCCCCGAGGACGGGGCGCAGGAGCAGCCGGACGACGCCGGGACGATCACCGGGACGGAGTTCGTGGAGCTGGTCCGCGCCCTGATCGGGCCCGGCTCCGGGGTGCATCTCGCCGAGGTCGCCGAGCGGCTGGCCGAAGTGGAGCCGGGCCGCGCCTGGGACACGGCGGACGTGCGGGAGCTGGCCGCGCTCGCCGGGGTCCCGGTCAACCCCACCCGCTCCCGCACCCGCGCGGGATCCAGCACGGGCATCCGCGCGCGGGATCTGCCGCCCCCCTCCCCCGATGTCGGCGCCGCCCCTTCCGGGGTTGTTGCCGCAGGTCAGACCGCCAACAACAACAGCGACAACGTGACGGTCGACCGGCACGGAGAGGGGCTGGCGATCATCCGCCGCCCCGCCGACCGTGCCCGGCACCACACTGTGCGGGGCGGGCGGTGAAGCGCCTGGCCGCCGTCCTGCGCGGCTTCGAGACCCACTACTGCTCGCACTGCGGATGGTGGTACCCCGACCGCCACCGCCACGGCTGACCGCACACACGACGCGCCCCGCCTGCCGGATCTTCCGGCGAGCGGGGCGCGTTGTCAGATACCTGCCGGGCCCTCGCGTACACAAGCGACGCACACCCACCCGGCGCGCAGCACACGGCGCGGTGTGACATCGGGGTGCCGCTCGCACACCGGGGGTTCCGGCGCGGTGTCGATCAGCGGGCGGTGGAACATGTCCTTGACCCGCGGCGGCTGATCGGGATCAACAGGGTTAGTCGCCATCGGTGTCCTGCTGGGGCTGGTCGTCCTGCGGCGGCTCGGCAGGCATCACGATCTCCTGCTCGGCCACGTCGTAGCCGTTCACCTCATCGGGCATGGGGGTCTCACCTCCTTCCCAGTGTGCGGGAGCGGACAGGGCCCGCGCAGGGGCGCGCGGGAGCAAAGGAGCACCGTGCGTGGGCCCCGGCCGCACGGAGGGACAGCGGCCGGGGCCCGGCTCCGGCGGCCGGTATGGCAGCCACCGCCGGAGCGGGACGCCCGATCCCCGGGGACCAGCGGGGCCGGGGACGGGCGGGGCCTTCAGGTCAGCCCGCGTCTTCCGGGCTTTCCTCGTCGTCGTCGGTGATGTGTCGGCGGCCTGCCCAGCGGCCCACGACGCGGTTCTGCCGCTCGTGCGCCTGCTCGCGGTCCGTCGACTCGCGCGTCGCCGTGGAGCGCGCGGCCTGGACCGTTGGCCGGCTCGTGTTCCGCCTGAATATCGCCATACGGCTGTCCTTCCTTGTGGTGGGTGGGTGCCCGCCCCCCGGCAGGGGTGGGTGGTGCCAGGAGGCGGGCGGTGGCCTGCGCCAGCCCGAACCGAGGGCAGGGCACCAGGGGCTGAGGGGGGTGCCGCACCGGGCGGGCGCAGGAGATCAGGACCCGGCCAGCGGCCGGGTGCCGAGCGGCTGGACGCGCGGCGGGCCGCCAGCGGGCCAGTGCTGGCCCGGGGCACGCTGCGGAGGGACGCACCGGGGCGCGCACGCCGCGAGGTCGTGCTCGACGCCGTCTGCGTCCGTCACCGGCCCGAGGAGCCGCAACCCTGCCCAGTCCCAGGTCCACGCCGGCTCCAGGTCCACGCCGCACAGGGCGCAGGCGAGCGCCTGGAGCTGAAGCGGGCTCAGCTCCACCAACTCCGGTATCCGCTCGGCGGTGGCGGTGCTCACCGACCCGCCCCCGTGCTGTGGCAGGTACACACGCACGGCTCCTCCACGACCCCGGTATCCGGCGGCGTCGACCGCACCTCGCCCTTGGAACACACCTCGTGCTCCGCCATGGCGCACTCCGGGCTGGTGTACGTAGACAGGATCCGCGCGTCGGGCCGTCCGCCGGTCACATGGACGAGCGCCCGGTAGAGCGCCCGGGGGCACGTCAGGAAGTCCGCGTCCGGCCTGATCGCCCACCGCAGGGTCGCGGTGTCCGGCGGGTCCAGCGGCGGGATGTAGATGCGCCGGCCCTGGCCGAGCACGACGACGTCAGGGAGGTCCCAGCCGTCGGCCGAGCCCGGCGTGACGAGCCAGGTGATCCGGCCGGCCTCCGCGTCCTCGATCACCGCCGCGGACGCGAGACCGAGACGCCCTATCGCGCAGATGCCCTCGAAGTAGCCGACGCCCACGGCGTCGAAGCTTTCGCCGCAGGGGTGCGGCCGAGCGAGGCGGCCGGAAGGGACCCAGACCGGAAGGGGGGGCGGTACTGCCTGAGCGGGTGTCGCCATACGGCTCTCCTGTGAGCTGTCGTGCGCTGACAGTCACAGAGTTCCGCGAGGGCGAAAGGTTCCGGGATACCCGACGAGGGTTACCTAGTCGGTAATAGTCTCCGCGCGGAAGGCGGCGATGATGGTCATCGCTGCCGGGAGGTGGCTGCCATGACTCAAGGTCCCGTCAAGCCCGAGCTGCTGAAGCGGAAGGACTTACAAGATGCCCTCATCGAACACGACTTCGCGGCCGTCTTCTCCCTGCTGAAGAAGTGGGGCGGCCTGAGCCAGAACCGAATCGCAACCGCCTGCCAGCTCACCCCCGGCAAGGTCTCCATGATCATCAAAGGCACCCACCAGGTGACGTCTTACGACGTCATCGCACGCATCGCGGACGGCCTGCGCATCCCCGGGCACATGGTCGGGCTCACCGCCCGCCCCTGGGAGACCCACGACGACACCGAGGGCCCACCGCCAGAACCAACCGTGCCGGCCGGGACGGCAGCACCCTGGACCCCGGCCGCCGCTGTGCAGCTCGCGGCCCGCATGACGAGGACAGACCTGTTAATGGACCGCCGCACCGCCTCACGCTCTATCGCCACGGTCACCATAGGCGCCGCCCTGCTCGACGGGGTCGAGGGCTGGCTTCAGCCCGCCGCCGCAGGCGAACGCAGGCGCGTCGGGCGCCTCGGCCAGCGAGAGATCGAGCAGCTTGAGGAGATCGCACGCCTGATGCGCCAGTGGGACCGCCAGCACGGCGGCGGCCTCCGCCGCCGGGCCGTCGTCGGCCAACTCGCCGAGGTGGCCGATGCCCTCCGCGAGCCCCAGGCCGAGGAGATCGAACGGCGCCTCTACTGCGTGATGGCGGACCTCGCCGGCACGGCGGCTGGCATGGCATGGGACAGCGGGATGCACCGGACAGCGCAGGACTACTACCGGCTGGCCCTGCGCGCCGCGCACGCTGGGGATGACCGCGCTTTCGGCGCCAACGTCCTAGCCGCCATGGCGCGGCAGATGCTCTACCGGGACCAGGACCGGCCGCAAGACGCGCTGGAGCTGGTGAGGCTCGCGCAGACCGGCGCGCGCGGTGTCGCCGGCCCCCGCGTCCGCGCAATGCTCCTCACCCGCGAGGCGTGGGCCTACGCCTCCTGCGGCCGTCCGGCCGCCTTTCACCGCGCCACCGAGGAGGCTGCCGAAACTCTGGCGGACGCGCGGGACGGCGAAGAGCCCTACTGGATCGACTACTTCGGCGCCGCGGAGCTCGCCGGGGTCACCGGCGGCCGACTCTTGGACATGGCGCGGCACGAACCCGCCCGCTACGCCGGGGCTGCCGCCGAGAAGATCAGGACGGCAGTCGAAGCGCGGGGCACTGAGGCAGCGCGCAGTCACGCACTCGACTGGGCTGGGCTGGCCGAGTGCTCGTGGCTCATGGGCGACATCAGGATCGCGCTGGAGCAGACGCACCACGCGATCGACGTGGCCGCGCTGACCCAGTCCACCCAGGTGCGGACCAAGCTCGGTCGGCTGTACCCCTACACCGTGGGGCACTCCGCGTCGGGCAAGGTGCGTGAGGCCCGGCACCGCATCCGCGATCTACTGTCCACCTGACCCGCACGAGAACGAGAACGAGGACCGCATGACGACCATCGCCGTCACCGGGCACATGGACATCACCGACGCCACGGTCCCACTGGTCCGTGACGCGCTGCGCGACCTGCTGGCCGCCCACGACACGGGGGACCTGGTAGGGGTCTCCTGCGTCGCCGCCGGGGCGGACACCCTCTTCGCCGAGGCCGTACTGGACGTCGGCGGGCGGCTCATCCTGGTGATTCCCTCCAAGGACTACCGGGCCCGGAAGGTCGACCCGGAGCAGGCACCCATCTTCGACCGGCTCGTCCTGTCCGCAGCGCAGGTGGTCACCATGCCGCACGAACGGGCTGGCAGGGAAGCCTACGAGGCTGCGGGCAAGGAACTGCTTCAGCGGGCAGACCGGCTGGTCGCGGTATGGAGCGGCTCACCGCCCAACGGCAAGGGTGGCACCGCCGATGTGGTGCTCGAAGCACGCGCGGCCGGCATCCCGGTAGACGTGGTGTGGCCGGACGGGGCCGAGCGACGCAGCTGACGCCCCGCGCCGTCCGATCCGAGACACGATGAAACGCCCCCGCCCGCCGGGCCGTGAGGGCCTGGCGGACGGGGGCTTCGTATGCGCGGGCTATTCGGTGTCCGGTGAGATGTCCGACGCGATCTGGGCGGTACGGGCGTCCACCCTGTTGACCGCGTCCCGCAGTGAGCTGCCGCCGTTGGGACGGAGCTGGGCCTCGACGCGCCCTACGCGGTCGGCGACGTCGCACACGCGCTCCTCGATGTGGGAGATGCGCTCCAGTACGCCGGGGCGGGCTGCCACTCCCGGCCGGGCGGGGACGCCTTGCCAGTCGTCCACGACCTCGTCCACGCGGGCGGCGATCCGGACCGCGCCGCGGACGAGCTGCCAGGCCAGGGTCAGCAGTCCGAGGACACCGACACCGGCGCCGGTGTAGAGCCCGATACGGTCGATCGTCACCGGGTTGCCCTCCAGCCGGTGAGCGGGTCGCGGCGGGGGCCGATGTCCTGCGCGGCGCCCGCGATGCCGGTGGGCTTCCACAGCCCGAAGTGCGTCAGGACACCGATGCCGAAGCTGACGAGCGTGGCGACGGCGGCGGTGCCGAGGTCGTAGTCGTCGCCGGCCGCCGACAGTTCCACCAGGAGCCCGTTCGCCGAGGACAGCGCGAGCAGCAGCACGGCTTTCCATCCGGCGTGCGTGACGCGGGTGGTGACCAGGCCGACGAGCACGGGCAGCGCGACGGAGATGGCCAGCCCGAGCCAGTAGGCGGTATCCAGTTCAACGTCCATGGTTCAGTCCTTCACGGTGAAGCCGCGGCGGTTGCCGAGGTTGGTGAGCGAGGTCTTGCCGGGCACGCCGTCGGCGGCCGTGCCGGTGTAGCCGAGGCGCTGTTGCCACTGGGCGTAGGCGCGGACGGTGGCGGTCCCGAAGTGCCCGTCCGCGTAGCTGCGCGACAGCAGGCCCTCCGCCACGAGCGCCAGCTCCACGACCTGGGCGCCGCTGTACGACACGGCGGTGCCGCGCTTCGCGGGATCGGTCCGGGCCGCCTCGCGGAGGCGGGAGAGGTCGACCACCGGCTTGGGCGGCGGGGTCGCCGGGGCGGTCTTCCCGCCGGCCGGGATGGTGAGGCGCTGCCCCGGGTGGATGACGTAGGGCTCGGTCAGGCGGTTGGCTCGGGCGATGTCCTGCCAGGTGACGCCCTTGAATCCCAGGGCGATGGAGGACAGGGTGTCGCCGGAGCGGACGGTGTACGTCCCGCCGCCGCTCTGGCTGCCACCGGCGCCGCGCACAATCTCGGGGAAGATGTCGTGCACGAACTGGTCGGCCCGCTTCGGCCCTGGGCAGGCGGTGCCGGAAGTCGACCACGCGCGGTGGAGCTTGTGGACGCCGTAGCCCGGGTCGGACGCGGTGCGGCAGATCCTCAGCGGCACGTTGTGCTCGCGGTGGACCCAGATGCCGAGCGCGATCAGTTCCTCGGCCTGCTCGTCCGTCCACGGGTCGGAGGCCGAGGTGTTGCTGGCGGTCTCCACGGAGATGGCGCCGGTGCCGTCCGGCCGCCTGTTGGCGGCGGCGTTGGCGTCCGCGCGGATCGTGGTCGGCAGATATTGGGCCAGGTCGCCGCTGTAGCCCAGGCCGAAGTGGGACTCCAGCGACGTGGAGTTGGCCCAGTATTCGTACAGCCTGCGCGGCGACCAGGGCGCGACGATCGAGTGGAGGATGAGCTGCGTCGGCTGGATATGCGGCTGGCTGCTCTCCGGCTTCAGCTCGATACGGGTGGCCCCCGGATACCAGGGCATGGCGGTGCCTCCTTCGGGCAGCAGTGCGCCCCCGGGCCGGGACGGCTTCGGGGGCGTGGGTGGAGGGTGGGTCAGGCTTCCTCGGGGGTGGGCCAGGGGGTGCCGTCGATGGCTCCCTGGTAGCGGCGGGAGGCGTACACCGTGCGGCTGGGGTACCGCTGCTGGAGTAAGGCGACCATCGCGTTGGCGGCGGTCTGGGCGAGGTCGTCGCGGAGGTCGCCGCCGACGGATCCGGTGCCGACGGGGAAGGTGTAGTCCTGTTCGAGGTCGGGGTTTCCCTCGGACAGGTGGATGGTGTAGATGACGCTGGTGGCGCCGTTCGGTGCGGCCATGGCGGTGGTGGTCCCCTTCGGTGTTCAGGCTGGGTTGACGCGCCGGTACTCCACGAAGGACAGGGCGCGGATGATGGTCGCGGTCGCGTTGCTGTTGGCCTGGGCGTACATGAGCGTGCAGTTGCCGGTGGTGCCGGCGGTCACGACCCGCACGTCTTCCCAGTAGGAGCCGAAGGTGAGGCCGCCGCCGACGAGTTGTTCGGTGCCGATGTCGCGGGCGCGCATGACGACGGTGCCGGACGCGGCGGACTGCCCGTCGGTGACGCCGAGGACGTGCCGGGACATGGCGGCGCCGCTGGGTACGGTCCAGGCGAAGCGGGCGCCGCCGGCCTGGGAGCTGCTGTAGGCGACGCGGACCCGGAAGTCGTACTGGGCGTTCGCGGCGATGGGGACGGCGAGGCCGGTGGTGACCAGGGCGATGGAGCTGGTGACGCCGGCGCTGTCCGCGATCAGTTCGACCCGTTTGCCGAGCGCGGTGTTCAGTTCCTCGGCGAGGATCGGTTCGCCGGGGCGGTAGGGCCAGGGCATCGGGGGTCCCCTTCCTTCTCTACAGGCCGATGGCGGGTGCGGGCGGGGCGAGGTGGACGGGTTCGCCGGGGTTGTGGTCGGCGGCCCAGGCCGGGGTGCGGGTGACGTTGAACGTCTGCGGGCTGGACGTGCCGGTGATGCCGGTGACGGTCATGGGCTCGCCGCCGGCGACGATCCCGAAGGGGAAGTGGGCGGCGTTGGTGGTCCAGGTGTAGCCGCCGGCGGCTGTGTCCGTGGCCACGGACAGGGTGGTGGCGGCGGCTGTGGCGGGGGCGGCGAGCGTGGAGAGCAGCGTGTCGGCGCGGTGGGGCGGGGATGTGGCCGTGGGCGCGTCGGGGGCGGTGGTGGCCACCGTCCATGGGGAGGCGGGGGTGCATGTCAGCTCCACG
Above is a window of Streptomyces sp. NBC_01803 DNA encoding:
- a CDS encoding helix-turn-helix domain-containing protein, producing the protein MTQGPVKPELLKRKDLQDALIEHDFAAVFSLLKKWGGLSQNRIATACQLTPGKVSMIIKGTHQVTSYDVIARIADGLRIPGHMVGLTARPWETHDDTEGPPPEPTVPAGTAAPWTPAAAVQLAARMTRTDLLMDRRTASRSIATVTIGAALLDGVEGWLQPAAAGERRRVGRLGQREIEQLEEIARLMRQWDRQHGGGLRRRAVVGQLAEVADALREPQAEEIERRLYCVMADLAGTAAGMAWDSGMHRTAQDYYRLALRAAHAGDDRAFGANVLAAMARQMLYRDQDRPQDALELVRLAQTGARGVAGPRVRAMLLTREAWAYASCGRPAAFHRATEEAAETLADARDGEEPYWIDYFGAAELAGVTGGRLLDMARHEPARYAGAAAEKIRTAVEARGTEAARSHALDWAGLAECSWLMGDIRIALEQTHHAIDVAALTQSTQVRTKLGRLYPYTVGHSASGKVREARHRIRDLLST
- a CDS encoding LysM peptidoglycan-binding domain-containing protein, whose translation is MPWYPGATRIELKPESSQPHIQPTQLILHSIVAPWSPRRLYEYWANSTSLESHFGLGYSGDLAQYLPTTIRADANAAANRRPDGTGAISVETASNTSASDPWTDEQAEELIALGIWVHREHNVPLRICRTASDPGYGVHKLHRAWSTSGTACPGPKRADQFVHDIFPEIVRGAGGSQSGGGTYTVRSGDTLSSIALGFKGVTWQDIARANRLTEPYVIHPGQRLTIPAGGKTAPATPPPKPVVDLSRLREAARTDPAKRGTAVSYSGAQVVELALVAEGLLSRSYADGHFGTATVRAYAQWQQRLGYTGTAADGVPGKTSLTNLGNRRGFTVKD